AAATCACATCCATCCACAGAATCAATTCTCCTGGAAGAGGTCGATGCCTGGGTGCTCTATGCCAAGGTGCTTCTGTGTATGGGTATCTCTGCTCCCTCAATGCTATAATGGACATGAAGCTAATCTTTGGGCTGTGTGGCCTCTGATTCAATGCTGGAAGCTGCAGCCCAGAGCAATGAAGTGCTTTGGCCAAGGTCATAGTTATTGGCAGAGCTGGGGGAGGACTGCATGTCTTTCCCCAGCTGTTTGCTGTaacgaattttttaaaaaggcctgAAAAGTATTTTTCCTGTGCAAAGTGCTATGATACTGAGTTGACAAGAATGTCCATGGATGTGGGATTGAAGAGAGTGACTTAGGTCTATGAAGCAGTTTAGAGAGGAGGTCTGGAGAGCACTGTGATTCTGATGATGGGTCCTCGCGGCTGCTCTAGGAAGGGAGGGTGTGGCCTTGGGGGGGGGGCGTGGAACTGTGGGGGTGGGGCCTGTGTGCGAGGGAAAAGGCGGCCTTGGGGGCCTGAGCGGAGGAGAGTAAGCGCCTTGCTCAAGGAACAGCGATCAGCCTGCTTAAGTACATCTTTTGTGAGAAGAGAAACTGCCTACAAATGACCTGACCAAAATGCCTCTTTGCTGTTTGTCTTGCTTCGTTTCTTTGGCCTCTGTTGCCCAtgagaaatgaggaaaaataaaggcCGGATTCCTAATAACCTTCCCGGAAGAAAGAGCTGTTACGAGTGGGTGTCGGTGCTTACATACgctgcttttaaaaaacatttgcttTGTTCAGGTTTGTGTGAATACAACGCCGGATGAACTCTGTCCCTTCAGAAGAAAGCCGGGTTGGTGTGCTCGATGACGCAGCGCTTGCAGTGGCGTTTGACAAAGCGCAGGGCCTCCACGGAGACCTCGCAGTCCTGGACATTCAGCGTCTGGAGGTCAAAGCAGTTGGCGGCCACGATCTGCAAGCCCTGGCCGGTGATGCTCTCGCAGGACTTGAGGCTGAGCCGCTTGAGGTTGAAGCAGTTCAGGGCCAGGCACTCCAGGCCCGTGTCGGATACCAAAGGGCATTTGCCGATATCCAGGGATTTGAGTTTGGTGCAGTTCTTGGCGAGGTACTCCACACCGTGGTCCGTGATGCCCTCGCAGCCCCTCGCGTTGAGGTAGCGCAGCTTGCTGCAGTACTTGGCCACGTAGCGGATGCCCACGTCGGTGATCCGGCCGCAGTGCGCGATGCTCAGGTACCGCAGGCGGGACTCCAGCTTGGCGATCTCCCGCAGGCCGAAGTCGCTGACGAAGCGGCAGTCGCTGACGCTCAGCTCCTTGATGGAGGCGCAGTAGATCACCAGGTAGCGCAGGCCTTCGTCGGTCAGGCGGACGCAGCGGCGCAGGTAGAGGTGGGTGAGCTGCGTGCAGTGCGCCGCGATGGTGTGCAGGCCTTCGTCCTCCAGCACGAAGCAGTCCGTCATGTCCAGGTAGCGGATGGAAATCTGTTTGCCATGCAAGGGGGACAGTTTAATGGAGGCCTCCCGGGTCAAGCTGATGCAGGTCACTTTGGAGCATCCTGCACAAAGAGACAGAACACAGGCTCAGAGCAACCTGCGAGCAGGGGAGCCACGCCTGGGGATGCCCTGGGGCATTCCTGACCCTCGCTCAAGTCTGGGTCCGAGGCTGATGTTACCCTTTCCTGTCTTGGTCTCTATAGAGAGGAAATGCAAGAATGGGTTCCCCATATTTATCTGATTATTTAACTACATTATTTCTATTATCTGGGCTTAAGAGGATTGGATCAGAAAAACCATGGTTCCAATTCCTGATCTGTCATCTGTTCCTACTTGCCTGACATTTAGCAAATCAATCCTTCTGAGTATTTCCTTTGTCTTAAAATAGGGAGGATCCCATTCCCTGGGAGGCAGCTGGGATGGAGAAATGAGAGGATGTGTGTAAATATCTTGCCTTGGCCCTGGAAAGTTCCAGGAGCTCAGTAAAACTGAGTTCTTGAGCTGCCGTGGTTTGGAAGCTCCCTGGTCCAAAGTAAGATATGAAAGACAAAGCTCGGGCATGTACCTTGGTTTAGCAGAAAGAACACTGGGTTAGGAGTCACACCTGGTTCAGGCAGGAGGCTTAACGTTGCTGCTTCTCAGAACTGTCCTTTATGCAATGGGAATGAATAGGTGGTGAGCCGACACTTCAGATATAATGAGGATGCAATGAGAGAACAGATAGGCATGTGCTCTGAAAACGCTATGGGAAGCGAATATATTAGTCTAGCAAGGTGACCTTCTGTCAATTGAACAGACCTTCTGAGTCAATTCAACTCTCTTTAGTTGAGGAAGAACAACTGTGTTATCTGGATTGTTGCTGTAGCCCTTGAACCAGACTCCCTTCCCTGCCCTTAGCTCCTACAGTCGATTCCCCACACCCCTATCTGCCAGAGGCGTCTTGGAAAACGGAACTCGAAGCTTGCCCCTGTGCAAAGCCTCGGGATGACGCCCGTTCACTCCAAGTGTCCTTGAATCAGACTCCCTTCCTTGCCCTTAGCTCCTACAGTCAATTCCCCACACCCCTATCTGCCAGAGGTGTCTTGGAAAACGGAACTCGAAGCTTGCCCCTGTGCAAAGCCTCGGGATGGCGCCCGTTCACTCCAAGTGTAAAATCCAGAGTCTAACAGGGCTCCCAAGGATCTGCACCCCGGGGCTCTCTGACGGCATCTTTTACCTCATTCCTCCAACGCCACTGGCCTGCTTGTCATTTCCCGCACACCACAAATGCTCTCCAGCCTCTGAGCACTGGAAATGGCTTCCCTTAGCCCTCCCGACTTTCCCAGGTCTCACAGCCAATCTGTTTATAGAAAAATTTGTCCCCAACCATGCTTGTATAAACTAGCATCCCCTGCTTTCCTCCCCTTTATTTTCAGGAGTCTTTATCCCTGGgtgtcattatatatttatttatttgctgtcTCCTCACTCTGGAATGTAAGTTTTGAGAAAAGGGACTTGGGGCTGTTCACTGCTGTTTCATTTCTGGTTCATAGCTGGTGCtaagtatctgttgaatgaatgagcggTTTATAGAGGGAAAAGAGTCTTCCATAAGAGGATCAGATGAGATCATCCAACTTCCAACAGTCTTCAGGACCTTGGCTGAAGTATACCTACATTGAAAAACAGTTGTCTGTTTTATAGTTAATGATAATGTCTTTTATTTGTGTTGAATCACGAAGTTTACAAAGggcttttataaacattttcttaccTGATTGTTAGAACAATATTAATGCTCAGGAAGGTATCTTTAGATGCCTCTCTAAACATCGTTTCTAATCTCCtaaaaaatatgtatgcataagttatatatatacacactatataatttatatatttatatatatgaaacactTATTTCATGGTATATTTAAGTTCTCTATATATTACTCTATAAAAACATGTACAGTATACTTATGGTATATTAATGTAACTAATATCCATAGTCTATAaatattaggttagtgcaaaagtaactgcgatttttgcaattaaaatggcaaaaaccgactgggtgtgttggctcacacctgtaatcccagcactttgggaggcccaggagggtggattgcttgagcccaggagttcaagactagcctgggcaacatggcaaaaccccgtctctactaaaaacacaaaaattagccaggtatggtggtgcacgcctgtaatcccagctatttgggaggctgaggcacgagaattgcttgaacttgggaggcggaggttgcagaaaatctggatcgcaccactgcactccagcctaggtgacacggCAAGACttgatctcaaaataaataaataaagacaaaaaccgcaattacttttgcaccaacctaatattttataaataaatgtatatttttatgtatttcattctACTACCGaggctgtatatatatttttcattttctctctgctATTCTCAAATCTCTCGGGCAGTTCTACAGCTAGGCGCCTCACTTCAGACATTTCTGCACTTTGGCTGTTTCACGCAATATCCAAGGCTTCCCAGCAGCCTCACAAAAGTGCTAACGAGGaccttcctcccacctcctggTAGGCTGCCCAGGAAACTCTTAGACACTCAGGCCCTGGGAATAATGAGGTTCAAAAACCACGTGCTACTAAGTCAAAGAATTTCAGGAAGGAGTGAAGCACACACTCCAAAAATGGAGAACAAAAACAGCTTGTCAGAGGCAGGTCACACTGTTCCAGTGGGCTTTGTGGTTTTGCAAAAGGGGATTAGTCTCTTTTAGCTTTGAAATTTCCCTTTGTTTTGAGTTTCTTTCTTGAGGCTGACTGTAATCCTGCTTGCACTGAATTTGTTTGTCTATGGTAGTGATTGGCCATCTGTGACGCCTATAAAGACACTTTGTTTTTCAAGATCATACGATAACCTTCGCTCTTAAACTCTTGGTTCtagtttcctttctttaaaaacaaaattagcaaaaTCTGCTACACTCTAGGAAAGATAATATATTTGGTCCAGGAAAATGTATACTTTGCTTTTGAAACTGAATTCCAAATTTAATGAAATACTTGTTTAGTTCAGTTTTGGTAAAGAGACTATTTTACAGGCTTGTATTATTTTAGAtcaataattttagattttaggTTTTGCCCAAACTCTTATA
The sequence above is a segment of the Gorilla gorilla gorilla isolate KB3781 chromosome 19, NHGRI_mGorGor1-v2.1_pri, whole genome shotgun sequence genome. Coding sequences within it:
- the FBXL7 gene encoding F-box/LRR-repeat protein 7 isoform X1 — its product is MGANNGKQYGSEGKGSSSISSDVSSSTDHTPTKAQKNVATSEDSDLSMRTLSTPSPALICPPNLPGFQNGRGSSTSSSSITGETVAMVHSPPPTRLTHPLIRLASRPQKEQASIDRLPDHSMVQIFSFLPTNQLCRCARVCRRWYNLAWDPRLWRTIRLTGETINVDRALKVLTRRLCQDTPNVCLMLETVTVSGCRRLTDRGLYTIAQCCPELRRLEVSGCYNISNEAVFDVVSLCPNLEHLDVSGCSKVTCISLTREASIKLSPLHGKQISIRYLDMTDCFVLEDEGLHTIAAHCTQLTHLYLRRCVRLTDEGLRYLVIYCASIKELSVSDCRFVSDFGLREIAKLESRLRYLSIAHCGRITDVGIRYVAKYCSKLRYLNARGCEGITDHGVEYLAKNCTKLKSLDIGKCPLVSDTGLECLALNCFNLKRLSLKSCESITGQGLQIVAANCFDLQTLNVQDCEVSVEALRFVKRHCKRCVIEHTNPAFF
- the FBXL7 gene encoding F-box/LRR-repeat protein 7 isoform X2, producing the protein MVYLSCPGKGSSSISSDVSSSTDHTPTKAQKNVATSEDSDLSMRTLSTPSPALICPPNLPGFQNGRGSSTSSSSITGETVAMVHSPPPTRLTHPLIRLASRPQKEQASIDRLPDHSMVQIFSFLPTNQLCRCARVCRRWYNLAWDPRLWRTIRLTGETINVDRALKVLTRRLCQDTPNVCLMLETVTVSGCRRLTDRGLYTIAQCCPELRRLEVSGCYNISNEAVFDVVSLCPNLEHLDVSGCSKVTCISLTREASIKLSPLHGKQISIRYLDMTDCFVLEDEGLHTIAAHCTQLTHLYLRRCVRLTDEGLRYLVIYCASIKELSVSDCRFVSDFGLREIAKLESRLRYLSIAHCGRITDVGIRYVAKYCSKLRYLNARGCEGITDHGVEYLAKNCTKLKSLDIGKCPLVSDTGLECLALNCFNLKRLSLKSCESITGQGLQIVAANCFDLQTLNVQDCEVSVEALRFVKRHCKRCVIEHTNPAFF